CACTGAACATCACCTCGATGACGGATATGTTTACCATCCTCTTGGTGTTCCTATTACAAAGTTATTCGACTTCAACTGTAGAGATCACTCCGGAAAACGGGTTGCGCCTGCCGACTTCGGCAACAACGGCAAATCCCGTGGAAGCGGTGAAAATCTCTCTCTCCAAGGATTCGTTGAAAATCGACAAGGACAAGATCGCTGATGTGAAGGACACAGAATTCCTTCCGCAGGACCTTGAGGCCACAGATTCGAACTTTATTAAGCCATTGTTCGCAAAACTGGACCATCTTGCGAAAAATTCAACCGAAAAGGAGAAGTGGGTGAAAGAAGGCAAAATTCTTTTGCAGGCAGATCGTGACCTACCTTATGCGACTCTTCGCAAAGTTATGTACACTGCTTCAATGGCCGGCTTTCCTCAGTTGAAATTGGTGACCATGGTCGGAGAATAACACTATGAAGCTGCGCACATTAACTCTCATAATTGGTATCCATCTATTCTCGTTGTTGTGCTTTGCAGAAAAGAATGAAAAAGGACTTATCCCTGAAGTTCGCCTGACGAACGATGAGGGAGAAAACGAAAAGAAAGCTTTGCGATCCGAGCTGATGATCACTCGCTCTGAAAACAAAGCCATCGAGTCCCTTCAGGGTGTGATCAAAAGAAATAAAGGATCTTCCAACGAGGCGGAACTTTGGAACCGCCTTGCTGAGCTTTACATGCGTCGTTCAAAATCAGGTCGTTTCTTCGACCTGAATCGCGACAACCCGATGATGAAGCTCTCCCCTTTCCCGATTCCCAATGAAAAAGGCACTGAATCCGTTAAACGCGCGATGAAGATCTATTCCAAAATCGAAGTGGACTTCCCGAAGTTCCGCGATATGGATGCAGTACTTTTCAATAACGCCTTCGCTCACCAACAGGTGGGTCAAATGAAGGGCTCCAATGAACTCTATCAGCGTCTATTGACGAAATTCCCAAAATCACCATTGGTACCGGATGGTACTTTGGCTTTGGGTGAATTGCTTTACGACCAGGGCAAATTTGCTGCGGCTTTGGAGCAGTTCGAAAAACTTGAAAAATTCCCAAACAGCCGTGTTTATTCCTACGGTATGTATAAGGCCGCATGGTCCTGCTACAATATGCGCGACAGTGAGTGCGGTATCAAAAAACTGGTACAGGTTGTAAAAAACAATCCTGCGCTTAAAGATGGTGAAGTCCCAACCAACCGTCACAATCTTCGCAAAGAGGCTTTGCGTGATTTGACTATTTTCATTGGTGACTCCTACCCTGCAAATAAACTTTATTCTTTCTTTGAAGGCATCACAAACCAGGATGAACTTGGCGAATCAATGATGAATCTTGCCAAGCTTTACGACTCTCACAGCCGTCAAAAGGAAATGAACATCTTCCTGGATGAGTACATTGAGCAACATCCAAACGGTCCGGACGTAGTTAAATCCCATTTGCTACTGGTTGAAGCCAACGAAACGTTGAAAAAACGTGACCTGGTTCTTAAGCACATGCAAATCGCCTCTGACCACTGTCGCAATGGTTCCGACTGGAAGTCTTCTCAAAAGAAAGACACCATCATCACTTCGTGCGAAGAGTCTTTCCGTCGTACCAGCCTGGATATGACCAAAAAATGGTGGGATATCTGGCTTAAAAACAAACAAAACACTGAGTTCTCCAACCTGACTCAACAACTTTTCAAATTGATGCTGGATAACGAAGATCCTGCAAAACCGGATTTGAAAACACGCTTTGCCTATGCGGAACTTCTGTTCCAAATTGGCAATTACGATCAGGCATCAGCACAATATAAAATGGTGGGTGACAAAACCACTGATGCAACAATGAAACATGACGCCAACTATGCGGCCCTTTTCTCGATTGAGAAATCCATCGAGAAAAAATCAGACTCTGAAAAAGAGGCGCAACGTAAGGAGTTGGCTGCCAACTATCTGGCAAAACACCCTACTGGGAAATATGCCACAGCAGTTAAATTCAAAATGGGTCATATCGCCTATCAGGAAAACAACTATCCTGAAGCGGAAAAATGGCTGAAACCTTTGACCACGGTCAAAGGAAATGAAAATGCAGATATCCGTCGCAAATCAGAAGATCTGGTTTTGGATATGCTGAACATTAAGAAAGACTATGTGGGTATCAAAGAGTTCTCGAAGCTTATCATGGCTTCAACGACCGATGCCACACGCAAGAAAAGCATGAACAAGATCCAGGAAGAAGCTCACTTCACTGAAATTCAGGAGTTTGCAAAAACTGGAGACAAGGATCAAGCTGCACAAAAGCTGATGGCTTACGCCAAGGAGCATGACGGTTCCAAACTTGCTCAGGATGCTTCATGGCAGGCGATCGGGATTCTGTATACTGAAGGAAAGGTTTTTGACGCCGCAGAGATGTCTGTGAAATACGCGCAAAAACATCCTGATGACAAAAAGAATCTGGATGCCTTGAAAGATGCAGCAAAATCTTACACTGACGTCGGCCAGACAGCGAAAGCTGCAGAAACCCTGGTTAAGGTCGCTGACATGGACAAAAAAGCCCGTAACCAATACTTGGAAACAGCGGCTGACATCTATGTCATGGAAAAACGTGTGAAAGATGCACGTTCTGCTTACATGGGTATTTTATCTGCAGCCGACAGCAAAACAACAGAACGCATCTATGGCAAACTTTTGGATTCCTATAAGAATGACAAAGGCTCTGCTGAGTATGAGAAACTGCAAAATCAAATCTCTGCGAAAGGTATCGAACCTTATACGACAGAGGCCATGATTGAACGCGCTCAAAAACTTCTGGATTCCGGAAAGTTGACTGCAGCCTTTGACCTTTCCATGAAAGCCAATGGCCGCTCGGTGCCTGCAGAGACACGCGCTGCTGCCCGCCTGATTCAAGCGGCAGTTCTTGAAAAAGAATTTATTTCTCAAAGCGTAAAAGCCCGCGAGGAAAAATTCGCAACTGTCCTTGCGATCAAGACAGAAAAGCTGGACAAAGCCCAAACCGCCTATGTGGGTGCTTTGAAAATGTCCAAGGATCCATATCAACAATTGGAAGCCTTGCGCGGTATTGACCGTGTGTATGGCAACTACATCGATTCATTGACGTCGATGCCACTGCCCGCTTCTTTGAGCCCTGATGATCAAAAACAACTTCGTGGTGAATTGGCTAAACTGACAAACCCAATTCAGGAAAAGAAGAACGACAATGATGCCAAATTGAAAGTTTTGGCATCCACTGTTGGTCAAACGGCGACGGCGGTAAGAGCTTATTCAAGCATTGGTGTGGATAGAACAATCACACCGATTGCCCAGTTCCCTGCTGCCGACAAATGGGGTGTATTCATTCCGCAATCAGCTGATATGACAATTGGTAAAGTGTCTCGTTATGAGATTCGCCCAGGCAAAACCTGCAACAAGGCCGCTGTTATGGCCGGTCAGATTGAAAAGCTGAACGCTTTTGAAACTGCAGCAAACTGCTACGGAGCGAAACAATACGATATCGTCGAGAAGCTGGGCCTTGAGCTTGCCAAAGGCAAAGAGACACGCGCA
This is a stretch of genomic DNA from Bdellovibrio sp. GT3. It encodes these proteins:
- a CDS encoding tetratricopeptide repeat protein yields the protein MKLRTLTLIIGIHLFSLLCFAEKNEKGLIPEVRLTNDEGENEKKALRSELMITRSENKAIESLQGVIKRNKGSSNEAELWNRLAELYMRRSKSGRFFDLNRDNPMMKLSPFPIPNEKGTESVKRAMKIYSKIEVDFPKFRDMDAVLFNNAFAHQQVGQMKGSNELYQRLLTKFPKSPLVPDGTLALGELLYDQGKFAAALEQFEKLEKFPNSRVYSYGMYKAAWSCYNMRDSECGIKKLVQVVKNNPALKDGEVPTNRHNLRKEALRDLTIFIGDSYPANKLYSFFEGITNQDELGESMMNLAKLYDSHSRQKEMNIFLDEYIEQHPNGPDVVKSHLLLVEANETLKKRDLVLKHMQIASDHCRNGSDWKSSQKKDTIITSCEESFRRTSLDMTKKWWDIWLKNKQNTEFSNLTQQLFKLMLDNEDPAKPDLKTRFAYAELLFQIGNYDQASAQYKMVGDKTTDATMKHDANYAALFSIEKSIEKKSDSEKEAQRKELAANYLAKHPTGKYATAVKFKMGHIAYQENNYPEAEKWLKPLTTVKGNENADIRRKSEDLVLDMLNIKKDYVGIKEFSKLIMASTTDATRKKSMNKIQEEAHFTEIQEFAKTGDKDQAAQKLMAYAKEHDGSKLAQDASWQAIGILYTEGKVFDAAEMSVKYAQKHPDDKKNLDALKDAAKSYTDVGQTAKAAETLVKVADMDKKARNQYLETAADIYVMEKRVKDARSAYMGILSAADSKTTERIYGKLLDSYKNDKGSAEYEKLQNQISAKGIEPYTTEAMIERAQKLLDSGKLTAAFDLSMKANGRSVPAETRAAARLIQAAVLEKEFISQSVKAREEKFATVLAIKTEKLDKAQTAYVGALKMSKDPYQQLEALRGIDRVYGNYIDSLTSMPLPASLSPDDQKQLRGELAKLTNPIQEKKNDNDAKLKVLASTVGQTATAVRAYSSIGVDRTITPIAQFPAADKWGVFIPQSADMTIGKVSRYEIRPGKTCNKAAVMAGQIEKLNAFETAANCYGAKQYDIVEKLGLELAKGKETRAVGLFLASVGSEAKGYGDKAMWLIDASLKLQPESSPYVYQKGRLTYHDYGIKAAMPYFDKAMNMQIPSTEIETFAGVKAFSEGDFSRAVDKFSALNKDQLYTLNVGTLLSESYAQKGQVDKALAMIKDLITASKKDSVDYLLEQAHILETFKGSPTLALDSYEKAFKASSAQADLREWLSKKIQFIKNQNKVGQHVISGDL
- a CDS encoding ExbD/TolR family protein, whose protein sequence is MARRRGFELKKQSSTFTLNITSMTDMFTILLVFLLQSYSTSTVEITPENGLRLPTSATTANPVEAVKISLSKDSLKIDKDKIADVKDTEFLPQDLEATDSNFIKPLFAKLDHLAKNSTEKEKWVKEGKILLQADRDLPYATLRKVMYTASMAGFPQLKLVTMVGE